From a region of the Burkholderia sp. PAMC 26561 genome:
- a CDS encoding alpha/beta fold hydrolase gives MTSDITGGVKEYDIATNGISLHVTEQGAGPAVLFCHGFPDTSYTWRRQMNAIASAGYRAVAPDMRGYGRSSAPADASLYTPLHTTGDLIGLLDALKISSAVLVGHDWGATHAWNAALMRPDRFKAVFGLSVPFVARGESSVFERMRESGRQDDFYMFEQIRPDADQIWADAAVTIPGILYWASGSAPEGEQWSPLDRTRSLYRAAPGPLPSWAEADYVAHNIAEFRRTGFHGGLNYYRAGEPYFALSAPWKGAKVTQPSFFIWGKSDGLKELYPLTLEQMRAGLPGLMGGLELDNVGHWVQHEASAEVSEQLVRFLRTVDAVLS, from the coding sequence ATGACTTCAGATATAACGGGTGGCGTCAAGGAATACGATATCGCAACCAATGGCATTTCCCTGCACGTGACGGAGCAAGGGGCGGGACCAGCCGTGCTGTTCTGCCACGGGTTTCCGGATACGTCTTACACATGGCGCCGGCAAATGAACGCCATTGCGTCGGCGGGGTATCGCGCCGTCGCTCCCGATATGCGCGGCTATGGGCGAAGTTCAGCTCCCGCCGATGCAAGCCTCTACACCCCGCTGCACACCACAGGCGACCTGATCGGTCTGCTCGATGCGCTGAAAATATCCAGCGCAGTGCTTGTGGGGCACGACTGGGGTGCGACCCATGCATGGAATGCGGCGCTGATGCGTCCCGATCGATTCAAGGCGGTCTTTGGCCTCAGTGTGCCTTTCGTTGCGCGCGGCGAATCCAGCGTTTTCGAAAGAATGCGCGAGTCGGGACGTCAAGACGATTTTTACATGTTCGAGCAGATACGGCCGGATGCTGACCAGATATGGGCCGACGCTGCCGTGACGATTCCAGGCATCCTGTACTGGGCATCCGGTTCTGCGCCGGAAGGCGAGCAGTGGAGTCCCCTGGACCGTACACGCAGCCTTTATCGGGCTGCTCCCGGGCCACTGCCCTCGTGGGCGGAAGCAGATTATGTGGCGCATAACATCGCGGAATTTCGGCGCACCGGTTTTCACGGCGGATTGAATTACTATCGCGCAGGAGAGCCTTATTTCGCGCTGTCCGCTCCGTGGAAGGGCGCGAAGGTCACTCAACCATCGTTCTTCATCTGGGGCAAATCGGATGGTTTGAAGGAGCTTTACCCTCTTACGTTAGAGCAGATGCGCGCCGGCCTTCCCGGTCTTATGGGAGGACTCGAACTCGATAATGTGGGCCACTGGGTGCAACACGAGGCGTCAGCCGAGGTCAGCGAACAGCTTGTCAGGTTCCTGCGCACTGTGGATGCGGTTCTTTCTTGA